Below is a genomic region from Flammeovirgaceae bacterium SG7u.111.
GGGTCATACCTTTCGTCAACTTCTTTGTTTATTTCAAGTCCAAATTCTTTTCCTGTAACGGGCATTATTTGCCAAAACCCCGTTGCCCCAACTGGAGAAACTACGTTGCTAAGTGAGCTTTCTGTAACTACTAGGTATTTCAAATCATCGGGCAATCCGTGTTTTGCTAGGATTGCCTCTATTTTGGGAAACCATCGGTTGGCTCTTTTTAGCACTAAAAAAGTGTGCGAATGGAAAAATACATTTGAATGCAACTCCCTGTCTAGTTTTTCGCTAATATCAGGTTCAGTGAGGGGCACTTCTTCGCCACAAAAATAAAATTCTTTGGGCAGCTCAATATTGAATGTTTCATATTCATACTTCACCTCTTGGTTGATTATAGATGCTTTTTTACTCTCTAGTTTATCCAATAAAGCATAAGCAACTATGCCGATGACCAACACGAAAATGATGATGTTTTGTAAGTTTTTCAAAGTCTTGAAGTTTTGCTCCCTACCAAAAAAATTAAAAGTTAGGTGAAATCATGTAGCTGCCATAGAAGTCATCAATAACTTTTACAGCTTCAGAAGCGCTATCTACCAAGCTGATCAGGTCAAGGTCGCCATCGCTTATATATGAGGCTTTTGTGACCATTACCTCTTTTATCCAAGAGAGTAGTCCAGACCAGTATTCTTTTCCGACCAGCACGATGGGGAATTTTCCGATTTTTTTAGTTTGGATTAGGGTAAAGGCTTCAAAGAGCTCGTCAAGTGTTCCGAACCCGCCCGGCATCACAATAAATCCTTGCGCATATTTCACAAACATTACTTTTCGTACGAAGAAGTAATCGAATGTAAGAAGTTTGTCCGGGTCTATATAAATATTATTTCCTTGCTCATGAGGCAGCTCAATATTTAGGCCAACAGATTTTCCTCCTGCTTTTTTTGCACCTTTATTGCCTGCTTCCATAATGCCAGGTCCGCCACCTGTAATTACCCCAAAGCCGTGTTTTACAAGTTCTACGGCTATTTCTTCTGCCATTTTGTAGTACTTATGCTCGGGCTTGGTGCGAGCTGAGCCAAAAATGGAAACACATGGGCCTATTCTTTCCATTTTTTCGAAGCCTTCCACAAACTCAGACATTACCTTAAAAATAGCCCAAGAATTATGGCTTTTTATCTCGTTCCAGTCCTTTCTCTTAAATGCAGCTCTTATTTTTATTTCATCTTCGCTCATAGTTTTGTCTGTTTGGTTAAGGGAAAAGTGAGATCATCTCACTTTTATAGCTGTATAACATATAGCTAGCGTAGCCTGAAATTAACGATGAATTTCTTAATAAAGTTTAATAAAATGAAAGGCTTAATTTTTAGTACTGCAAATCAACGATGCCCTTGGTTTTGCTTTTGGTCTCGTTCCCAAGGTTTGTTTTTAGGAGATAAAATACGAAGAATAAGGGTTTTATCTTTGAGTTGCTATGGCCAAAATCATATTTAGATGCTGATAAACTGATTTGATATTGGAAGGCTATGCTATATCTTTGGAAAGTAAATTAGTGATGAAAGATTTTTTTAGGTAAGCACTCGTGCTTTTTTATGTATTTAAACAAAATATCAAAAATGTTAAATCTAGTACTATTCGGCCCTCCAGGTGCAGGGAAAGGAACTCAAAGCGAAAAAGTTAAAGCAAAGTATAGTCTCATACATTTGTCTACAGGTGACTTGTTGAGGTCAGAGATCGCTGCAGGAACAGAACTTGGTCTTACGGCAAAAACATTGATGGACAAAGGCGAATTGGTACCAGATGAGGTAGTAATTGGGATGATAGACCATAAGTTAGAAGAGAATAAAGATGCTGAAGGGTTTATTTTTGATGGTTTTCCAAGAACTGTAAAGCAGGCAGAGGCTTTGGACGAATTGCTCAAAAAGCATGGAGAAAGCATTTCAGGAATGGTGGCTTTAGAAGTTGAGGAAGAAGAATTGACCAAGAGAATCTTGAAAAGAGGAGAGACTTCTGGAAGGGCTGATGACAAAAATGAAGATTTAATTAGGAACAGGGTAAAAGAATACCGTACGAAAACTGAGCCTGTTGCTGGGTATTATAAAGAGCAGAATAAATTCAAGTCAGTAAGTGGTACAGGTTCTATTGATGAGATTTTTGAAAGCCTATGCGAAGCAATTGATTCACTATAAGCTTTTTGTAAGCGAAAATCAGGTCGTTATAAGATTGTCTTATTTGTCTATGCGACTTTTCAATATATAAAGGGTGTAAATGAGAGCAGTGTTATTCAATAACACTGCTTTTTTTGAATAATTTCTCTTTAAATTGATGATAATGGACTAATTTTGAAATTGCTATAAATGAATTCGTGCCTTTTTTGCCAAAATTCAATTGGCGATTGCTTGTTATACAAACTTTTGGTTACACGTATTAAAAACTTTTGAGAGGGTGTCAGGGACAAATTTTATTGATTATGTAAAGGTTTATTGCCGCTCGGGATCAGGAGGAGCAGGTTCTGCTCATTTTAGGCGTGAGAAGCATGTGCCAAAGGGCGGTCCCGATGGCGGAGACGGCGGAAGGGGAGGTCATATAATACTAAAGGGAAATAAAAACCTTTGGACATTATTACACCTCAAGTATAAGAAGCACATTATTGCAGATAATGGCGGAAGTGGTGAAGGAGGGTGTAGATCTGGAGTGCAAGGCGAGGATATTGTGTTGGAAGTTCCTTTAGGCACTATTGCTAAGCATGCGGAAACGGGAGAGCGAATAGCTGATATTTTGGAAGATGGCGAAGAGCGAGTTTTGCTGGCAGGTGGGAAAGGAGGCTTGGGCAATATCAACTTCAAAAGCTCGACTAACCAGTCTCCACGGTATGCTCAACCTGGTATAGAAGGAGAAGAGGTTCCTGTAGTATTGGAACTAAAAGTACTTGCAGATGTTGGTCTGGTAGGTTTTCCAAATGCTGGGAAATCAACGTTGCTTTCTGTTATTTCTGCAGCAAAACCCAAAATAGCTGACTATGCTTTTACTACGCTAGTCCCCAATTTAGGGGTAGTTTCCTATAGGGATAATCGGTCGTTTGTAGTAGCAGATATTCCAGGTATAATAGAAGGTGCTGCTGAAGGTAAGGGGTTGGGAATTAGGTTTTTGCGACATATAGAAAGGAATTCAGTGCTATTGTTCATGGTTCCTGCAGATAGCGATGATATAAAAAAGGATTTTGAAGTTCTATTGGATGAATTGAAGAAATTCAATCCAGAACTCTTAGATAAACAACGGATATTAGCTGTTTCAAAATCCGATATGATTGACGAAGAACTAAAAGGCTTAATCTCTCGAGAGTTGCCAGATATCCCATGTGTATTTATTTCATCTATTATGCAAAAAGGGTTGGCAGAGTTGAAGGATCAGCTTTGGGAAGCACTAAACGACTAAGTATATTTTACCATTTTTTGATGATTTAGGTTAAATATTGGAAAAATGGTAGTTTGAATTTGCTTTATTGTTTTAATTTTTGTTAAATTAAATGCACAATTGCTTATAACCGTTTGTGCAAATGCTTATATAAGGAAACATTGTTCACTAAATAAAATGAAATTAAAACATTTTAATCTCCAACTTGGCTGCCAGTTTTTAAAATCATTTAGTGATGAATCGCGAATAAGGATTCTTCAGCTGCTTTTTAAAAATAAGGAAATGTGTATTTCCGATATAGAGCTAGTGTTGGATTTTACTCAAACAAAGACATCGAGGCATTTAATTTATCTTAAAAATGCTGGATTGGTCGATTCAAGAAAAGTTGATCAATGGACGTATTATTCCATTAAAGAGGAAGTTTCCGAATTTGTGGATACTATATACAGATATTTGGATAAAGATCCGGTACTAGAAAAAGATCAAAGAGTTTATAAAACTCTTTATAATAACAGGGAGTTAGCTGTTTGTAAGTTGCATCAAAACAACAACCGTTGGGCTTACCAAGATTTTTAGTTGTACCCTTTTACATAGGTTCAAATAAAACAAAACTGGCCACACCAATATATATTGGTGTGGCCAGTTTTGTTTTATTGGCTAAGCTTTCTTTATTGAGTTGCTATTTGTTTGGCTACAGCAAGTTGATCTTTTAAAGCTTGGTTCTCTTCAAACAATTCTTTGTGCCTTCTTTCTATCTCTTCCTGAGTAGCCTGCATTTCTTCTTGGTTTTGTCTAAGCTCCTCTTCTTGTGAACGTAACTGTTCGGTCATTTTTTGGCTATGCTCCAAAAGCCCTTGGGTTTGCTCGGTTATTATCACAGCCGATAAGGTCGAGGCAAAGGTAGCTCCACTTTTCTCTACAAACTCTACTTCATAGTCTTCAAGGGCACGGAAGGAAGCCACCTCAAGTACACCATAAATCTTGTTGTTTGATATAAGGGGTATTATTAGAATATTCCTCGGAGGGGCATCTCCTAGACCAGATCGAATACTTACATGTTCTTCAGGGATTTCTTTAAGGAAAATCGTATCCTTTTCAAGGAAGCATTGGCCTAAAAGACCGTCTCCTGGTCGTACTTTTTTCCTTAAAAACTTACGCCTTTCATAAGCGTAACACGCTTTCATTTCTAAATAAGGATCATCCTTTTGTTCATCATTTAGAATAAAAACAGCCCCTTGGTTAAGCTTTAGGTAACTGATAATTGTTTTTAGGTACTTCTGGCTCAGCTCGGCTTTAGTACTTACATTTTCATGAAGAATATCGCTAATAATGTTAGCTCCTTCGTTACTCCAGTTCCTTATGTGCTCAATCTCTGTATTTTTCTTTAAGCTGTTCCTCATATTGAGCAACTCATTGCCTAGTACATCATCTTGGCTTCTTGGGGTAAATGGCTTGTTCAAATTCCCTTTGCCTATTTCTTTGGCGAAGCTTGTATAGCTATGTACCCCTTCCACTAGTGCATCCAAGGATTGAATCATCTCCCCAAGTTCATCTTTACGCTCAATTGATAGTTTTTCCACATTTTTCCCATCGGCCAGGGCTCTCAACCTGTCTTTTACTTCAATTACGGTTGAGATAAGTTGCTTGCTAAAATAGAGGGAAGCGCCTATGCCCAAAGCAAGGATGATAATGGAAATAATCGCAATCAACAATATAATTTGATTTACTTGACTAGCGATTTCCTTTTCTTTTTGACTAACATTAGCGTCTATAATTCCCGTATCTATACCAGTTGAAATTACCCATCCAAGGGGTTTGAAATATTTGGAATAAGTAAGCTTGTTAACTGTAACTGTGAGACTGTCTTGAATATCAATCTGATACTCAAGGAAACAGTCACTTGTTTCGCTGGTTTTGCACTTCTCAACCTGAGCTTTAAAGATATTATCAGTTTCACTGGTGATATTTGTTAGTATACTCTCGTCCATTACTCTGCCTTCTAGCTGTTTCCATTTGGCATGCATTACCATCCGAGGGTTTGGAAGAGAGTCGTTGGTGATGAGGAAATAGCTTTTCCCATCATTGAAACGCATATTTCTCAGCTCATTGACCAAATTATTGATGATGTCTTTACGTGCGTCGTCTTTGTAAATACCAGTGATGCAGACCCAGTCCCATTCAGGAATTTCCCTTGCATAGCCTACTTTTTCCACATCGGGGATAATGCCAAAAGCAGTAGGCTTGTCCCAGTTGTATTCAAAAATAGCATCGCCATTTTTATTACATTGTTTAATAGCATCAATGATTGTGTTATTGCCATCGGGGAAAAATTGTTCAATGTCAGGGTGGGTCAAACTCTCCCCATCTAGGGTAGGGTTGATAGGGTGCATAATAACGTAAGGGTTCGAAGAATTATCGGTTACCCAAAAATATCCAGTACCATTGTCATACCTCAAGCTTTTGATAAGCTGAAGGACTTCTCTCTGTGCCTCGAATTTTGAAAGGACGCCAATACGAGCTAGCGCAATTTTTTCATCAATAATAGTTTCTACAAGGTCGACGTTGCTGCGCAAGCTATTGCCAAAGTACTTCTCCATGAAGAACTCATCATCAAGCGCATAGTAATTACGCTCTACTGCCGTATATGCAACTTCCAAAAAACCTTTAAGATCTTGCTTAGCTTGGTTTATTGACTGCTCTTTATATTCGGTAACATCCCTTATGCCTTTTTGGTTGATACTCCAGATCGCAATAGAACTGATAACCAACACAGTGGTTACAAGTAATAAGCTGATCAAAAGAGTCACCTGATTTTTAATGCTCATATTATATGAAAAAGGTAAGCCTTGGTTATTTCACTAGGCTTTATTGTTACTTATTTTATATCTAATCAGGACGTATGGTTAAATTGTAAATATAGATTTAGGAACTAGAGCCCTTTAGTCTATATTATAAACTACGTTATCCCCCCTATATTTTATGGCTTTCCAATTTTGGTGAAACACTTGAAAAAGATACCATACAGATATAATATGTACACTTCAGGCTTTTTTGAAAATTCTTGGTTAAAATGCTAAATATTAAAACGGAAACTGCGAATAAGCTTCATATGGCTGGGAAGTAGCTATCCATGCATAATTAATCGCTTCTGCTTTTAGTACAGCTTTTACTGTATTGATTGGATAAAGCAATCCTTTTCGAGAAAGCTCTTGATGTATGTATTGTGGTTCGTTTAAAAATGCGGTTTCGTTGATCTCATTTTCCGAAGCCTTAGCATAGTATTCGTTCAGTTTCGCGAGGATAAAAAGCACTTCTTTTCTTGAGATATTGGATCGGTTATGAGAAGGCATTGTATGTAAAACTTGATATGCATATTCAGGGCAGAATGTAGCTTGTTCCATATTTTTTCTTTTGGAAAGGGTTAACAGTAAATTTTACTGCTAATATGCTTGCTTGCCCCGTACCCTATTTACGAGGTAAAAAAATACCAATAGTTGTTTATTAAAGCACTTTGAGGGTGGGGTACTGGATAAGTAGGTGTATATGAATAAAATTGTTGCTTTCTTGTTATTCTTCCAAACATTCCTTTAATTCACCCCCGCATCACTAGAATAATGTTTAAGCTTTCACTTATCTGTTTCAGGTAATTCATTTATATGGATTTACATTGTTGCCGATAGTTTTTTATTACCTATTGAACATTTTTCGACCAGTACACCTCAAGATTTGATAGGATCAGAGCTAGCTTCAGCTTAGCAAATGAAAATGAAAAGGGATAATTAGAAAAATTTCCACTTTTATAAGTGTGTTTAAATACAATTAGATCTAATCTCAATTTTTACTATTTGCCGATTAATCACTGAACATAAACTTTTATGAAAACCTTTAAGGATTTTAAGCATCCGTACAAGATAAATCCTCAGTACAAAAAGAGAGTAGCTTATTTTTCGATGGAATTTGCCATCGCACAGCCCCTAAAAATTTATTCAGGTGGACTTGGCTTTTTAGCAGGCTCACACATGCGAAGTGCCTACGAGCTGAAGCAAAATTTAGTAGGTATCGGGATTTTGTGGAAATATGGCTACTACGACCAAATAAGGAAAGGTGACCAGTCTCTTGATATATTATTTCAAGAAAAACTTTACAGTTACCTAGAAGATACAGGGATAATATTTGACATCACGGTTAACAACCATCCTGTAAAAGTGAAGGCATTTTACCTACCGCCAAATCTTTTTGGAAATGCCCCTATGTTCTTCCTTAGCACAGATTTGCCGGAGAACGATTACCTAGCACAAACCATATCTCATAAGTTGTACGATTCAGATATGGCAGCAAGGGTTGCACAAAACATACTCTTGGGTGTAGGCGGAGCAAAACTGCTCGATGAGTTGGAATACAATGCAGATATTTACCATTTCAATGAAGCCCATGCATTGCCAGCTGCATTCTACTTATATAATAAGTACCAAGATTTACCCACACTTAAGAAAAAAATAGCATTCACTACCCATACTCCAGAGGAGGCAGGTAATGAGAAGTCTGATATTAGGATGCTGAACAAGCTTGGGTTCTTCTGCGGCGTTCCTTTGGAAACTGTGAGAGAAATAAGCGGAACGTATGATGATGTGTTCAACCATACGCTAGTGGGGCTTAGGTTTGCTGGACTAGCAAATGGTGTTTCCAAACTACACGGAGAGGTTTCGAACCGTATGTGGAAGGGACATGATAAAATTTGTAAGATAATTTCTATTACCAATGCCCAGAACAAAAAATATTGGGCAGATAAAGCTCTTGACAAGGCTGCGGAGAAGAAAGATTTCAAAAAGCTGGCAGCTAGAAAGCGTGAGCTAAAGGAAGAGCTTTTTGAGGTAGTGGCAGACCAGACAGGAAAAATTTTCGACCCTGATAAGCTGACCATAGTTTGGGCAAGGCGTTTTGCAGCTTACAAAAGGGCTGATTTGATAGCTTCGGATGAGGCTAAGTTTAAAGAGCTTCTTTCTAATAAAGATTATCCGTTTCAGATGATTTGGGCAGGAAAGCCTTACCCAATGGATTATGGAGCGCTTAGTACCTTCAATAGGCTAGTGCATATGAGTAAGCGCCATAAAAATATGGCAGTACTTGTCGGTTACGAATTGAAGCTTTCGGCATTGCTCAAAAAAGGTAGTGATGTGTGGTTGAATAATCCACGCCTTACACGCGAAGCATCAGGAACTAGTGGGCAAACAGCG
It encodes:
- a CDS encoding cache domain-containing protein, translating into MSIKNQVTLLISLLLVTTVLVISSIAIWSINQKGIRDVTEYKEQSINQAKQDLKGFLEVAYTAVERNYYALDDEFFMEKYFGNSLRSNVDLVETIIDEKIALARIGVLSKFEAQREVLQLIKSLRYDNGTGYFWVTDNSSNPYVIMHPINPTLDGESLTHPDIEQFFPDGNNTIIDAIKQCNKNGDAIFEYNWDKPTAFGIIPDVEKVGYAREIPEWDWVCITGIYKDDARKDIINNLVNELRNMRFNDGKSYFLITNDSLPNPRMVMHAKWKQLEGRVMDESILTNITSETDNIFKAQVEKCKTSETSDCFLEYQIDIQDSLTVTVNKLTYSKYFKPLGWVISTGIDTGIIDANVSQKEKEIASQVNQIILLIAIISIIILALGIGASLYFSKQLISTVIEVKDRLRALADGKNVEKLSIERKDELGEMIQSLDALVEGVHSYTSFAKEIGKGNLNKPFTPRSQDDVLGNELLNMRNSLKKNTEIEHIRNWSNEGANIISDILHENVSTKAELSQKYLKTIISYLKLNQGAVFILNDEQKDDPYLEMKACYAYERRKFLRKKVRPGDGLLGQCFLEKDTIFLKEIPEEHVSIRSGLGDAPPRNILIIPLISNNKIYGVLEVASFRALEDYEVEFVEKSGATFASTLSAVIITEQTQGLLEHSQKMTEQLRSQEEELRQNQEEMQATQEEIERRHKELFEENQALKDQLAVAKQIATQ
- the obgE gene encoding GTPase ObgE produces the protein MSGTNFIDYVKVYCRSGSGGAGSAHFRREKHVPKGGPDGGDGGRGGHIILKGNKNLWTLLHLKYKKHIIADNGGSGEGGCRSGVQGEDIVLEVPLGTIAKHAETGERIADILEDGEERVLLAGGKGGLGNINFKSSTNQSPRYAQPGIEGEEVPVVLELKVLADVGLVGFPNAGKSTLLSVISAAKPKIADYAFTTLVPNLGVVSYRDNRSFVVADIPGIIEGAAEGKGLGIRFLRHIERNSVLLFMVPADSDDIKKDFEVLLDELKKFNPELLDKQRILAVSKSDMIDEELKGLISRELPDIPCVFISSIMQKGLAELKDQLWEALND
- a CDS encoding TIGR00730 family Rossman fold protein; protein product: MSEDEIKIRAAFKRKDWNEIKSHNSWAIFKVMSEFVEGFEKMERIGPCVSIFGSARTKPEHKYYKMAEEIAVELVKHGFGVITGGGPGIMEAGNKGAKKAGGKSVGLNIELPHEQGNNIYIDPDKLLTFDYFFVRKVMFVKYAQGFIVMPGGFGTLDELFEAFTLIQTKKIGKFPIVLVGKEYWSGLLSWIKEVMVTKASYISDGDLDLISLVDSASEAVKVIDDFYGSYMISPNF
- a CDS encoding metalloregulator ArsR/SmtB family transcription factor; amino-acid sequence: MKLKHFNLQLGCQFLKSFSDESRIRILQLLFKNKEMCISDIELVLDFTQTKTSRHLIYLKNAGLVDSRKVDQWTYYSIKEEVSEFVDTIYRYLDKDPVLEKDQRVYKTLYNNRELAVCKLHQNNNRWAYQDF
- a CDS encoding adenylate kinase, whose protein sequence is MLNLVLFGPPGAGKGTQSEKVKAKYSLIHLSTGDLLRSEIAAGTELGLTAKTLMDKGELVPDEVVIGMIDHKLEENKDAEGFIFDGFPRTVKQAEALDELLKKHGESISGMVALEVEEEELTKRILKRGETSGRADDKNEDLIRNRVKEYRTKTEPVAGYYKEQNKFKSVSGTGSIDEIFESLCEAIDSL
- the glgP gene encoding alpha-glucan family phosphorylase, with product MKTFKDFKHPYKINPQYKKRVAYFSMEFAIAQPLKIYSGGLGFLAGSHMRSAYELKQNLVGIGILWKYGYYDQIRKGDQSLDILFQEKLYSYLEDTGIIFDITVNNHPVKVKAFYLPPNLFGNAPMFFLSTDLPENDYLAQTISHKLYDSDMAARVAQNILLGVGGAKLLDELEYNADIYHFNEAHALPAAFYLYNKYQDLPTLKKKIAFTTHTPEEAGNEKSDIRMLNKLGFFCGVPLETVREISGTYDDVFNHTLVGLRFAGLANGVSKLHGEVSNRMWKGHDKICKIISITNAQNKKYWADKALDKAAEKKDFKKLAARKRELKEELFEVVADQTGKIFDPDKLTIVWARRFAAYKRADLIASDEAKFKELLSNKDYPFQMIWAGKPYPMDYGALSTFNRLVHMSKRHKNMAVLVGYELKLSALLKKGSDVWLNNPRLTREASGTSGQTAAMNGSVNFSTYDGWMPEFAKHGKNSFIVPEVDISLPHHEQDHHDYESLVKILEKEILPTYYDKPDQWWEVVTNSMKEVSPQFESGRMADDYYKLLYSKIGK